GCACAAGACGGGTTCCAACTGTAAGACTTGGTTACAGTATTAACACAGGTTTCTTTAGAGGTGATCTTTGCTTGTGATGGATACAGCTTGTTGGTGTTTTCTTACTGCTGCAAGATTGATTGTGGTGCTGTTTGTTAGTTGGCAGGACTTCCCACAAACATATCAACAGATATTTAACACGAAGCAGATAGTGTCGACACAACGCTAATGCCAGACAGAACGTCAACATTGAGCAATTCTGCAAAAACCTGGTTTACGCAAGGCTACAGAAAGAGTGTGGTTCTGGCTAATTAAAAAAAGTCACGTCACATCTACCACTGTCCACCACCAATGTCAATATAAATTAAACAATACATGTTCTGGCTCGCTAAAGGAAGACTTTGTTATTTCAGACATTGGAACTTATTTGGTGAAATGTGTGAATTTGACACAGAAAATGTTATTGTTTACATTCACCAAGACTCACTTTATTTTACAAAGCGACATTAATCAAAGAAAATGATATTGACAAAGGCCCCACCATATCGGTCTGATGatatatagactattctgcactatttctattctattttatttacttgcactatcatcggttttattgtgttgcactgttggaggagcctgtgacgtaagatgttcattgtcataactacactgcagCTATGCACAAATGACAACAGAAGCCTTGAAtctaatatatttgttttaactTTAAAAGGTTGTtaccacatttttttaaataaaattgtTCGATAAGCATGCAGTATCAGTAGACATTTTTCATTAATGgtgattttgtttttgtttgttttgttcttcAAGGTGACCAGTGCTGATTCACCAAGTACAGGAAATTCAGCCTTGAGAGAAAGCTCAAAATCCAAAGTGAAGACTTACTGGTCTGAAGGCAGCAAGGCAGTCTCCATCAGCCGCCTGCTGTCCCAGAGCTTCTATGGCAAAGAGAACTTCACCTCTCTGGATCTGAACTATGACGAGGCCGACTCGTTCTCTAAACGGGACCAGTGGAGCTGGCTTTACAACACGTCCAACCCCCGCGACCCTCGATCCAGGACGAAGCGGAGGCCCATCGTCAAGACCGGCAAGTTCAAGAAGATGTTCGGTTGGGGAGACTTCCACTCCAACATCAAGACGGTGAAGCTCAACCTTCTCATCACTGGTAAAATCGTGGATCACGGTAACGGGACATTCAGCGTCTACTTCCGCCACAACTCCACCGGTCAGGGCAATGTCTCCGTTGGACTCGTTCCTCCAACCAAAGCGGTGGAGTTCCAGGTCCACCAGCCGTTCCACCACAATcaccaccagcagcagcagcagcaacagcagcagcagacggCTCTGGAGACCAAGGACAACAAGCTGTTCAACTGCAGGGTGGAGTACGAGAAGGTGGAGAAGGGCACCAGGAACTCGCTGTGTGCCCACGACCCCTCGCAGAGCTGCCCTCAGGAGCAGACCCAGAGCCACTTGTCCTGGCTGTGCTCCAAGCCCTTCAAAGTCATCTGCATCTTCATCACCTTCTACAGCACCGACTACAAGCTGGTGCAGAAGGTGTGTCCAGACTACAACTACCACAGTGACACCCCCTACCTCCCCACCGGGTGATCACAAGACCAGACAAggac
This genomic window from Pseudochaenichthys georgianus chromosome 16, fPseGeo1.2, whole genome shotgun sequence contains:
- the LOC117460400 gene encoding neurexophilin-1-like; amino-acid sequence: MRGDAPRRGMKTPCLWALLLSVVSLVTSADSPSTGNSALRESSKSKVKTYWSEGSKAVSISRLLSQSFYGKENFTSLDLNYDEADSFSKRDQWSWLYNTSNPRDPRSRTKRRPIVKTGKFKKMFGWGDFHSNIKTVKLNLLITGKIVDHGNGTFSVYFRHNSTGQGNVSVGLVPPTKAVEFQVHQPFHHNHHQQQQQQQQQQTALETKDNKLFNCRVEYEKVEKGTRNSLCAHDPSQSCPQEQTQSHLSWLCSKPFKVICIFITFYSTDYKLVQKVCPDYNYHSDTPYLPTG